The Myripristis murdjan chromosome 17, fMyrMur1.1, whole genome shotgun sequence DNA segment TCTGTATGTCACTGCCACAAACATGAGTGGGACTATAGAATCTTTGGTGCAGTGCAATTAATTTTAGGCACAGCAAATGCTCccattttagtgattttttttccagtgatgaggatgaggaggccaGGTTTCTTGCTGTGTGGGTACATGACAGTTCACAACAACCTACATGAAAACATAACAGGTGCCAGCAGCAACCTTGGTAGTAGTTGCTATCCAGATCATATTGAGAAGCTTCCTGTAATAACCTCCATGCAGAAGGACCCTGAGGTATGTTACCACGGCTTGGACACGTACAGAATTACGAACAGTTTCGGACCACTCAGGTGCTACAGCATGATCAGGGTTCTCCTCCAGATGTTCCCTCAGGTCTTGCAGCATGGGACAGAACGCGGCTCCAACCTGTAGGGGGCGAAACGTTTGGATGTTCACGTATCACGCAGTCATGTCCGCCTGAGGGGGCAGTACAAAGTGCACCGGTAACAGTCATGTCTCACCTTCTTTCCTGTCCTCATGTGAATGAGCTTGACCTTCTCACTGCCTGTCAGGGCTTtgtctgctctcctcctcctcctcttcctcttgctcctGTTCACAAGAAGCTGAGGACACAGGAAAAGGATCAGATAAAAGAGGAAGTTGACAACTGACACAGATTAATATCATTACAGAGCTCCAAATCACAGTAATGTGAATGCAGACTTCTCTGACAGATGAGTAAGTTGTTTATGTCAATCTGGTAATGCAGTAAACAAATGGGGAAAGGGCAGGTTGTGCTCAGATGATATGCTTGTAAAGCAGGTGCAAGAATCAATTGTAgtaactgaggaaaaaaatctgtacaATGTAACATTACAATGTACAATGTAATGTTTACACCTCTCTTTTCTGTAGCAACTTTttgttcattgcattttttaagAGTTTTTTCCACACTGGAAGTGAAGGCGTCCTGTTGTCAATTTACCTCCAGCATGTCTCCCTCCACCTCATAGTCGGGGTTCTCCTTCAGCCAGGTGGGGGGGTCCCTACGCCGCGGGGCACGCTCCAGTGCGTCACCGAGTCCGTCTGGGTCTGATAActaagagacagacacaggttGGATAAAAGTTAGCAGCTTCAACCTGATGCCgccttgtgtttgcatctgactCTGCCTGTTCTGGAGTGGAACACATGGAAACCTGATAAGTGTACCTCTTGGTCCTTGCGCCTCTTGCGGCCGCTGCTCTCCCCCCCTGACCCGTTGGGCATCAGGGCCTGCTTAGAGAAGGTCAGCTTCAGCCCCTCCTCCTGGcagggaaacagacagagaggctgcTAATTTAGCCACAATCAACTACACATCACAGACGCACCTCAtcctgccatttttaaaaatttaaacactTGATACAATCATTTCAGCATTCTGCTCAGTTTGTACAAGAGTCCCACAGATTTAGACAGATGGGAGAACAGATACTATTATCCAATATCGCCTAAGAGGCCTTTGACAAATGCATCTTATTTTTTGAAACTTAAGGCAAATGCTAGTGTGTTTTAACTGGTTCTGctgtatgtatttgtaatgGCAGAGTCCTAAACTGAGCATGTTTTTGTTACTGAGAGAAATCTGTATCGGACATTCATCAAGAGTATGTCCACTTTTTACATAAACACCACAGAGAGACAATTTCCTATCCAATTTGCCATCTGACCTAAAAATTCAGTATCATTAGGTCCTACTTTACAACAGCGTAGCAATGTCAACCCTCTAACGCTCAAACCACATTCTCACCTTGAGGAGTTTGACGGTGAACTCTCCGTCCTCTCCGTCTACCACAGGGCCACCGGGCATGTTGTTGGGTTTGCGAATCAGCCTCGTGTAGGCCAGCTCGTCTCCTCCCAGCTCTCCACCCGGGTTCAGCTGTGCCTCGGGCACGTAGCGCCGTCCTGATGGCCACTGCCCAGTCAGCACCAGTGTACACAAGCTGTCCAGACGGTTGATCAGCACACGGTCCTGAGATGATGCAGGAGACGCTCAAGTCAGTTAGTTAACAGACTGTTAACCGTAATAAATTGGGCCTTTACAAGCAACTCAAAAACTTCattattcatgtatttgtttgattgAAACCAAAACTATGTTGAACAGCAGCCTGCAGCAACTTCTAGCATCGTTCCATTACAAACCATGACATAAATTGATACAACTCTGCCTTGCCCGTAGCCGCATGGGTGCACCAGCTGTACGTTACCTTGGGCCAGTCCACTCTGAGGGGATCAGGGGGAGGTAACCCATCTTGAGATGGAGTCATAGACAGCAAACTATTCTCTTCATCCCCATCACACATCTTCATGCCTGCTAGGAGAAGCAAAAAAGGAAGTTTgaattgtcagtttttttttctagcagtggatttttatcctttttccttttttttgagTACCAACTtacctccctccccctctgcaTCGCTCTCTCCGCTCTCGTCAGAGCTGCCTGACCGCTCAGAGGAAGACGAGCCTGAATCCGAATCAGAATCCGAATCCgagcctccctctcctccctctcctccttcgcctccttctcctccacctcctttccttcctcctccagctctgcccCCCCTGCCTCGGCCCCTCTTGAAGCCCCAGGCCCGTCCTCGCCCCTTGCTGTCGTGGTGAGTCAGGGGCGTGCCCTGCAGCTCTGCGCCCATTTCACTTCCCAGCAGGCGCGAATCCTCCTCCAGTCCCTCCTCCTTCAGACCGGACCCCTCCTCCTCGGTCTTGGGTTGACCAAGGGACATTATGGGCTGCGgctgggggggaggaggaggaggagggggcggggcctgctGATTCTGGAGGAACTCCTGGCGAGCCTGACTGAAGGTAAACTGCGGGTCTGAGAAAATGGAGAGCTCGGTGCGGCTGACACCGTGCAGCGCGGCGCCCAGCATCAACTGGCGGTCATGGTCAGGCGTGCTCCACCAGGCGGGCAGCTCTGAGTTGTGTGGGGCCAACGGCAGACGCTCCTCCAGGCAGGGGTGGGGCAGGACACGTTCACGGAGGCGACGCAGGAGACTAATACGGTACAGGGTACGGGAAGCACGCTCCTCAGTTATGGGGGCCAGAGTCTGGGAGAGCTCTGATGGAtctgggaggggagagagaaaggacaaTTATAACTACCTGACTGTAAATCACTGAGGCTGTGTTCCTGctattgtgcttttttttttttttttaaactgaggtgAACGGAGAGCAGTGGCCACAATGCATCAGCTGTGCTGTGGGAGTTCTGATAAGTATTTCAGATTTGAACATAAGTGGTATTTGCACTATTTGCTGATAGTGCCAGCTACTGCAGCTTGTTGTTatggaaacaaaatgtgtgCCATGGGACCAATTTCTTTAACTATTTCTATCAGCACAAAatgcagttgtgtttttttctataaaaaagaaaaatggtatGAATATAAGAGAAAAACTGAATTCATCTACAGGCTAGCTTTCAGCTAACCAAGTAACTACGCAGCGTGAATGAAGTGTGAAACCCATTTAAGAATTCAAGATGTATATAAAATCTAAGCATTATCTAGTGTTTCACAGTGCTCACCTTCCCCGCGAGCTGGGCGCAGGTGACAAACCCTCCGGCACATGGCAACGAAGGAGCGGAAGTAGCGACTCAGGCTCTCGTCAGTTTTCTTGTCCAGACGGGCGAAGGTACGGAAGCGGGTCCAGTCAAACTCAGGCTCGTCACTCTCAGGAAGACCTGGCTCCTTCTTAATTTTCTCCACACCGAAAGTCGACACCACACGGTAGAAATCACACTCTTCCCTGCGTGTCCACCTAGGAGAGAGGACGATGACAAGTGAGGTGAGGCATGGTATGTTTAGTTCGGGTTTTATTTTGGGGCTGCAGTCAAAATCCTGGACATCTGgtttgaaaaaacaacagcctTCCCTTAAGCAACAGTGTTTCTATGACTGTCTCCTGACATGAGGGAAAATCAGTCAATAAGCTCAATTGAGAAATGGAACAACACTGATAAGGACTGAGCAAACACTAAGACTAAGCAAAAGTCATTGCTagagataaataaacacatgaaagaCAAACAAGAGATTTGTGCAAAGGCACTAGTGATTTTTGATTTGCGCTTGTTCTTGTTTAGAGgaatataatattttaaaaaccaGGATTGACCAAAACAGTATGTAGTACAAATTCATTACCTTGCTACAGCACATCTGGCACCTCCTTTTACAGTGTGTTGAGTCCAAccaatgggaaaaaatgtttcttaaaaTATGTGGTGGTTGGGAGTGTTAAGATTCAACGAtaacattttcacaatattcattttaatattaatatttaggGTGTATTGTGTTTAAATGCCGAAACACCCAATGACGCTGAGGTACACAGCTGATAATGCGTCACATGTCCACCTCCGACACCCCCCCTCCCCGATCTATAGGGATTGTAACACCCAGTCCTATTTATGAATCTTAACTTCCTTTCATCAATGAGATGCCCAGACACGACTTGAAAACGACAAGTTGTGCTCTACATCATAATCAAGTTTGAGTGAGTTTCCTCCTAGATGCGACTGGCCTGAATGCTGCACTTGATAACCATAGTGCCATGACAAGAAGAGCATCATGGTCCATTTGGTCTCAACTGCCTCAGTACATCAATGCCAGGTTCCTTTGCCGTCACTTGAGTCACTGCCAAGCCTTCCATTTTTGGAAAGGGAATGCAATCAAATTGGATCTGCAAACACCAGTATCCATTAGGGCTATTTATAAAGCAAATATCAAAAATTCATTGTGGGCATATGAAAAATAGACGACCTGTATTATCAAACAGAAGCCAGCATTATTATGGGTGTAGCAAAATGAAAACCTCAATCAAACAATAATTAACAATGTTTATGCAGGGAACTGAAATATATTCTTGCAATTTTAAAATCCTAAGCCTATTCGCAAGTGTGGGAACGGAGCACCTCCCGTCCAACATCAATGTCCGTGTACCTCTGCTGGCGCTCCTGCCGTGCAATCTCCTTCAGCTTGCTGGCCTGCTCACAGCGCCTGCGCCTGCGGTCTCCCTTCGCCTCGGCTTCAATCTTTAGCTGCTCCTGCCTGTAGCTGCGTTGGTAGGCCGTGATGAGCCGCCGCAGCCGGGCGGTGAGCGACGAGCTGGTGGGCCAGTCGCAGGCGCCGCTCTGGCTGGTGGAGCTCTCTGTGACCACTGGCCCTGCCTTGTCCTCAACCATGATCTCATCGTCCAAGTTCACAGAGTCAGGCTGGAGGACAGTGGATATGATGTAATTCAGCGCTATTATCCAagtctgtgtaaaaaaaaatgtaccagaACCACCCGAGGACTAAAAGCAACTGGCTCAGAGTCTCACCTCCTCGAAAAGATCTTTGGTGTGTCTTGACGCAGGCTTGAACTCTGGGTCCTCTGAGTATTTATCATAGTCACCACTGCATAACACAACAGAGAACAAGTACCATCAAGCAGGTGAAAGGTGTCTGAAACAGGCTCTAACCCCTGTGCAGGATGGCTGCACGTTAAACATAGGACTTTAAAGgaacacaaatatgcatgatTGGGATGCTTTCTCACTTGAAAAATGGTGCACTGCAGAATTTTTAAGCTCactaaaactgaatttaagacttaacatctctaaataactATTCAAGGTTTGTTTCCACAATCTGGAGACACCTTGCATGTCTTGACTTGACTATTTTCAATTCTGATTGTCTTAGGACTGGTGAATAAGAGCACATTGCAAACAACTGTGGTTTTAATGTCCTCAAACATCATTTCAATAAAGTACTCTATAACATTATAAGAGCTACTGAAAGCTTTCAGAATGCACCTACTACTGGAAATCAAGAAATCACTGAGCTAATTAATGGCTAATAAATTCAAAgactgtttcctctgtaatttttgCAAGGTGTCATGATTTAGTGAAGACTGGATTACTAGGAACAATCTTTTCTCAATCCACAACCATAAGAGCAATTTTAGTATCAAGGTTGCATGTCTTGGTGTTGTGGAGGAAAATGTCCCTCAACTATAAAGTTGTTTTAATGTTAGTCTCTCCAGCAGTGATCCTTTTCTTGCCGTGCAGCAGCATCACTTTGAAAACAGAAGTATGCATGAACAAGCTTGAATTAGCACTGATAGCTGGCATCACTCACTCTTCTCCCAGCTCAGGATCGCCAATGTGCTGCTCGGCATCGATGGCTTTGTCATCGGGGCGACCAACTCGCTCCAAGAAGCACAAGCAGGGATCGGCACGCATGGTGGTGTACATCTCATAGCCTAGTGACAGAGACACACGGAGGCCTGTAAGAAACAAAACTGGTGCCCAGCGCCACTGACCCTCACCACCAATAACACTACACAAACATTACACTGTACACATGCTACGAGCacaagcagaaaacacaccgtGTTTATATACTCCAACAAGCAGGGAGCGGTCAGCCTCCGTGTCCCACCACGCTGCCGGCACTTCCTGTTGCTCCATCTCAGGCATCCAGATATCAACATCCCTGACAGAGGACAAACAGATTGCTGTATGCAAGTGTACGGCAGTGAACTTCTAAGTGAAATTGTATATGAATGAGCAGCCAAGAGTGGTTATGTGCTGAATGGGCTGCATTTGATACCTGATGTCAGCTCCTTTAAGGACATTGTCAGCATGTTCGCCGATCACCTCCTGTTTTAAGTAGTAGAGCATTCGCACCCTCAACAAAACCCTGgagggagacaggagacagTTTAGGGGCAAAACACAGGTGATAATGCATGCAGAAGTGTGTAGACACAGATGTAGGGCTACACTGACTTGTTGCACTGGTGCTTGAGGTGTTTGCGGTAGCTGTCATCCAGCAACAGGGTGTCTGGGTTGTACTTGCGGATCCATTCCACCTTCTGCACATCAAAAGTACTCTGTGCCTTTACCCTCTTACCCTTCCTGCCTCGCGGCACGGGGATGGACAGGCCTGGGTggggaaaagaaacaaaacagaaacaaaacagaaatcatgAATATGTATTTCCTCATGTGATGAGGAAAACAGTCATAAAGTagattttgtcatttataaGCATGTTACAAAAGATTAAGAGGTCACCCCTCTCTACCGGTAAGTTCATTTTCCTTCACTTTGAGACCTTCTTCTCCCATAAATTTACAACAGAATCTTATATGGAGCTACAGTACAAACAGGACACATGAGAGTGTGGCTGCCTACCAGAGTGGTTGAGTAGTGTTTGAGGCTCACGGCCGTTCTCTGGTGGTGTGATGAGCTCCCAGATGAAGCTCTTGATGTTCTCATCTCCGCGGTAGTGCAGCAGGCAGAAGACCAGAATAACACGGCAGATTGTTTCCACGTCGCGTTCACCCAAACGCCGCTTACACCTGGCATGGGACAAGATGTCCCTCCAACGACCCCAACTGGGAAATTAGAGTtaaagggggagaaagagaaaaggagtgaAAATATTGTCCTTTGTTAATCTGAATTctaaaaatggcaaaacaaagTTTATAGCTAGCTGCATCTTCTATATCTACCAGACCTTATCATTGTCTTAAAGAGTGAAAATGTTATTCACAAATTATGACAAACACCTGACCCCTCcataatagaatagaaatgaGATATGgaccatgcaaaaaaaaagggggggggcgACTCAGCATCAGAGAGGTCCACCTACCCATAGACAAGCAGGTGTTTTTCCACCCGGAAGCAGTCGGTGCGACCATAACCCCCTCCGCTGTGGCGGTCGGAGCGCCGAGAAGAGCGGGACTGTCTGGAGTTGGCAGGTGGAtactcatcatcactgtcaagGTCAGAGAGTTCGCCGCCTTCGCCTCGCAAACTGGAGTACTGCCGGGTCTGCTTGCGTACTCTGGGAGTGTCAATCACCAGGGTGTTCTGCGGGGAGGAaggagttgatttttttttttttttttttttgttaaataaaagttGCTCTCATCTTAACCGTCATGTCAACCAAGGGCAAGGGGACAGGGCAGAAATGCTGAAGGCATGTGACCAAGATCCAAATATAAGACTAACCTCTCACTTTGAGAGCCCTGAGAACAGGTTATTTTAAATGATAGAAAATTAGGCTAATATAAATAAGTTCATGTACCAGTGGTGTGACCCTAATAATCCTCTGACTCTTTTTCacccttgtttaaaaaaaaaaaaaacaaggtgacTGACAGGAGCATGAGAATGGAGCCAAACGCTATCTGAAGTAAATTAccaaaattattattgttttttttttgcgtttcATTCAACACTTCTCATGATTATGACTCTTCCTCCTCATACACATTTTCATACACATAACCATTACCTTGCGGTTAATGGAGTCAAAGTCAATGTCAGCTTTCTTGGCCCATTTCTGCCAGAACTCGGGGTCATCCAGTGCAATGTCATTGCGGGTCTCTGAGGCCACGAAGCTGGCCTTGGAGAACGTGGAGCCCTTGCCCTCGCTCTCTATGGTGATGGTGGTAGCCCTACGCTGCAGGATCTGGTCAATGTCCTCCTCGCAGAAGCGGCTGCCCTCGTCATTCTCATCCATGATGGCAGCGTAGGCGCCCTTCCTCAGCAGGTCCTCAATCTCCTTCTTGGAGAACTGCTGGATCTGTTGAGTGAGATGACAAACACCATTTACAAGCGTTCCACATTGCATTCAGGAAATTACACTTGCAAAGACGCCAACAAGATACATCATAAATGACTGCCCTAAAACATAACCTGGCAGATGATGATCAGTCGGTTCTCTTACCCCATTAACGTTGCTCTCTTTGTTGCCACTCATGCTCTGCAGCACAGCACGATCCAGGCCAAGTTTGAGACTGGCTTTGTCCAGCATTTCCCTCTCATAGGAGTTCCTGGTGATCAGACGGTAGACCTTGACGGCCTTAGACTGGCCGATACGATGGCACCGTGCTTGGGCCTGGGTGGGAGGAAAAATAGGGTAAATATACAATgagatacatatacatatacagaaaCAGCAGTTTAAAAGATAGGGAAATAAAGGCTGACATCCATCTGTTattaataaaatttaataaCATAGTTCTGTATATGTCTTCAGAGATCAGGCTGGTGTCTAGTTCACACCAGCCTGCAGTCCTAGTGAAACTGACTTTATAACAGACAGTGCAGTGATGTCGTTTACCTGCAGGTCATTTTGAGGATTCCAGTCAGAGTCAAATATGACACAAGTGTCGGCAGCAGTGAGGTTAATACCCAGGCCTCCGGCTCGGGTGCACAGCAGGAAGACGAAACGGTCTGAGTCAGGTTTACTGAAGCGGTCGATGGCAGCCTGTCGCAGATTCCCACGCACTCTGCCATCGATGCGCTCATAAAGGTATCTggccaaaacagagaaaacaacataCTCATTCATCATTTTAAGTCTAAACAAAACTGGCAACATCTGTTAGCTTTTGCAAAGGCTtccaaaatcacatcatcaaaagAAGTCAATTCAGTAATTAGCTTCTTCTCATACAATGTGACAGCGAGCGGCCAGAGGTCAGGTTCTGCTACAGAGCAGGTACAGTGAGTGGGACGGGTGAGGATTTGATGCTTTGTTCAGTGACACTTTAGCAGGGCAGACAGTTGCCATCATGGGGGATGGAAACTGGATCCTTCATTTGGGGTGCAGCCTCTCTACTCAGCATGCCATCCTGCTTTTCAATCCCTCTTACAGACTTCTAGCTTTCATTCAGCACATCTATGACCAGCTagctttttaaatatgaaaacatactTTTGAGGGTCAAATCATACCTCTTGTTGATGAGGTAGTCCTCCAGGATGTCTAAGCAGCGCACCATCTGGGAGAAGATGAGCACTTTGTGGCCGCCAGCTTTGAGGCGTGGCAGCAGCTTGTCCAGTAGCACCAGCTTGCCTGCAGACCGAATCAAGGCCTGCAAATGGAAGTCGGGGGCCAGGGGGTCGTACACCTCCCGTAACTCCGCTACTATCTTCTCCTCCGCTCCTGAACAACAGAAGCAGAAACCATTTCATTTTAAGAGCTAGCATTTCTCTCTTGGGTCTTACGGGACAGCGCAGGTTTGATAACTTGTGTCACTTATTTGCTCATTAAATTCCTTGAATTTTGCATGACTTGTATCATTTCCATGAACACTATTTACCACCTTCTTGTGTCAAACATCACACTGTTAACTGAACCCCTCAGGATAATGTTTGAATGTTTATTCCTTCAAAGGCAGCTACGTCTACCAGTACAGTTGAatgttaaacaaaaaaagtctcTCAACAAAACTGCACAGCATTTCAGTTTCCCCTGATGACTcctattttttccacaaatgtaGGAATTCTGGGTGAAAACAACATTCCATCTTTGATTAACCACAAGCTCAGTCTGCAAAGTGCCACTAAATGTAACTAAAAATAGTCAATCATCAAAATGTCAAGATGTCTCTAGCTCTAGAAACAGTTTTCCATATTAAGTCCAAGTAATTTTACCAATGACCCATTACCCAGTTTCCCCATGGGGATTACTGaagcatttgattttgtgttaaatCACAAGTTGAAAATATGACAACAAGtaagtgaggaagagagagagagagagagagagagaaagagagggctTTCACAaactttctcctccctctgagGTTTCTAGGAAGTGTTTATCGTAGACCAAGAGCTGGAAGTGTCTATTATTTATGAATAATTACTTCTTCTGATTTTGGATGAGTGTGACAATTACATCCAACTACAATACAACTGGCTGGCAGGATTACAACCACAAAACAGCCACTTCAAGTTCCTCAAACTTTTCAACCCAGTCAGTCCGATTCACTTATTTGCCTCCCAAGTCTGGGCAGCGTGGGCTTTCAAGAGTTTCCAGCTCTAACCTAGAGAGACAACTGCTTGGCAAAACACgcagcatttttgtttgtttggtttatcACACTCTGCAGGCACAACTGTGGGTCCCCGGGGTGTGAATAATCAAATTAGGGAATGCTCTTCTAATGTGGCTGCGGCATTACAGTCATTCTCAGTTACAAACATACCAACTAATTTCACACTTTGCGATAACATTATGACTGCAATACTCATTAAGTGCGAGAGCTGGAGCAATATGTGGTAATACTGGGATGAATATCAGAAGGCAAAGCTGAGGTGGAGGTGCAGTACCATTGATGAGGTAGGGGTGGTTGCAGCACTTGCGCAGCTCCATCATAGTGTTGAGCAGGTTGGGGACGTTGCTGTTACTGTTGGCTCCTACGCTGAGGAAGCTGAAGTTCCTCTCCAGGATGGCCCGGTAATACTTTTTCTGGACGTCCGTCAGCTCAacctgggagagaggagagcccgCTTCAAGAATGAACTTCTAATTTATCATCTTagcttgtcttgttttttttggaggatGTTTTTGTTGATTGTTGTGTGGTGAGATGTTTTTTATTAGATGTGGTTATCTCACATGCTGTTGGCattagggctgaatgatatggttaTGAATACATGtattaattgtatttatttatggtatatattttttattttattagggtatactatttttatttattttatttacatttattatttttatttgtcattattttatttttaaaattcaattatttacataaataaataaataaataaaataaaatagattttgCAGTTGTGAtgtgattcacaattttagtggATTGATGCTAATTcctgcatcataattttcattttcacttttaaaaaaaatttaaatgttgaTGTGATTATTGCAGTGGTCTGATCAGAAGAATTTAATTTGCAGGCCAGGGCATCTTTGTAGCGCCACAATTTATAATTCTATTTTATCAAATAATTTACTCTTCTCTTATTTACCATCATTGCTTAGTGCCTTTTTTCCCACAACTGCaataattctattttatttaaagctTATTTGATAGAGAAATACGTATACATTGAACATTTCAGAAATATTCTGATGCCTTGTACATTATAGCTTAAGCTAATCTGCAATGTTACACAATAAatctaaaattaaattttaactggCAAGGCTCTCTATTCAACAAATCAGTCTGATTTGTTctgtctcttttgttttctacaAAGTAGTAACTGTAATGGTTGTCTCCTTCATGTGAAAGATCTTGACTACAAAACTTTTGCGTCCTATTTGCACTAACAGACAATCTCACCTCAATGATGGTCTCCTGTTTAGGTGCGAGATTCTTCTCCACATCCTCTTTGAGCCTTCGTAACATCATGGGCTTCAAGATGGCCTGCAGTTTCTGGACCTGAGGGATAGACAAAATGATTTGGTTAGAGAGGGCTGAATGTAACTGGTGAACAACTGAGATATG contains these protein-coding regions:
- the chd8 gene encoding chromodomain-helicase-DNA-binding protein 8 isoform X2, encoding MADPIMDLFEDTPLFNLDALPDDSFSQGTSDPVEEALKLALGQVDPPADPEPTPELTVSPGLGVPVAAPTIPDPAPVQVSIQQPTPVVAPQTVSVAAAPAAPPAVVETVPQVQVQAQTTIPVASNTSGATTGTVLLGSPLTVSSSPATSTTTQQLTQITHQLTPQQLAAITQQAGGKIVILKGPQGQAQVLQTVSGATGSTSGKVIRVLSGTPLRPGMSILPGGTVLNQASPGQTQVKVGAAGVQRLVQSPNGPVKQVLLTSMPQQVQQTQSQPVQVQIPAHAQISQGQTQVQIQPQGQAGQIHIQPQAQVQLQPAMQTQTQTQVSTASPVATSRPQGVTLTTVPQQGGEPKRITLVLQQPSQPGSTAPQGQAVTVATGTAQQQVAQVQQVQTAQGGQQQQQQQQQGQPRLVLGQLPGGKLVLQGGQLAALTQARTAGQAGGQPKVLTIQLQVQQQPNQQGGVKYQLVSGTGATGSPQVVQISQGQGGQRVAVPLKMLLQPQTSSASSSGGTVSVVKVINTSTTGSSTTTTTTPSQAIRITKAGGSEPVTVRRVETLCKQEKANRIVAEAIARAKARGEKNLPRVLNQDELPANQVSAEMGGTVTVVSAAKKKPSGGGSKKKSPVAGGAGAKSGGGVEKKSKAKVAGGAAGGAGGIGMTGTGNKSKSKTKTNTITLVGAKKRKRNVSSDHSDGELSPASPAALEEDIITRRSNRVVKRKKYTEDLDIKITDDEDEQEDVDVTTTAAAVASISGGTAAQLMGEQLKQEMELDGDGLPSMQFFVENPSEEDAAIVDKVLSMRLTKKEVSPGQYINVEEFFVKYKNYSYLHCEWASLEQLERDKRIHQKIKRFKTKQAQMRHLFQEDEDPFNPDYVEVDRILDESHSVDKDNGEPVVYYLVKWCSLPYEDATWELKEDVDEAKIEEFSKIQNRQPRLKRTPRPPASSWKKLEESREYKSGNTLREYQLEGVNWLLFNWYNRQNCILADEMGLGKTIQSISLLSEVFGAGVQGPFLVIAPLSTITNWEREFSTWTHMNAIVYHGSLASRQMIQQYEMYCKDEKEHLIPGAYKFDALITTFEMVLSDCPELREISWRCVIIDEAHRLKNRNCKLLDSLKMLDLEHKVLLTGTPLQNTVEELFSLLHFLEPAQFPSETEFLRDFGDLKTEEQVQKLQAILKPMMLRRLKEDVEKNLAPKQETIIEVELTDVQKKYYRAILERNFSFLSVGANSNSNVPNLLNTMMELRKCCNHPYLINGAEEKIVAELREVYDPLAPDFHLQALIRSAGKLVLLDKLLPRLKAGGHKVLIFSQMVRCLDILEDYLINKRYLYERIDGRVRGNLRQAAIDRFSKPDSDRFVFLLCTRAGGLGINLTAADTCVIFDSDWNPQNDLQAQARCHRIGQSKAVKVYRLITRNSYEREMLDKASLKLGLDRAVLQSMSGNKESNVNGIQQFSKKEIEDLLRKGAYAAIMDENDEGSRFCEEDIDQILQRRATTITIESEGKGSTFSKASFVASETRNDIALDDPEFWQKWAKKADIDFDSINRKNTLVIDTPRVRKQTRQYSSLRGEGGELSDLDSDDEYPPANSRQSRSSRRSDRHSGGGYGRTDCFRVEKHLLVYGWGRWRDILSHARCKRRLGERDVETICRVILVFCLLHYRGDENIKSFIWELITPPENGREPQTLLNHSGLSIPVPRGRKGKRVKAQSTFDVQKVEWIRKYNPDTLLLDDSYRKHLKHQCNKVLLRVRMLYYLKQEVIGEHADNVLKGADIRDVDIWMPEMEQQEVPAAWWDTEADRSLLVGVYKHGYEMYTTMRADPCLCFLERVGRPDDKAIDAEQHIGDPELGEDGDYDKYSEDPEFKPASRHTKDLFEEPDSVNLDDEIMVEDKAGPVVTESSTSQSGACDWPTSSSLTARLRRLITAYQRSYRQEQLKIEAEAKGDRRRRRCEQASKLKEIARQERQQRWTRREECDFYRVVSTFGVEKIKKEPGLPESDEPEFDWTRFRTFARLDKKTDESLSRYFRSFVAMCRRVCHLRPARGEDPSELSQTLAPITEERASRTLYRISLLRRLRERVLPHPCLEERLPLAPHNSELPAWWSTPDHDRQLMLGAALHGVSRTELSIFSDPQFTFSQARQEFLQNQQAPPPPPPPPPQPQPIMSLGQPKTEEEGSGLKEEGLEEDSRLLGSEMGAELQGTPLTHHDSKGRGRAWGFKRGRGRGGRAGGGRKGGGGEGGEGGEGGEGGSDSDSDSDSGSSSSERSGSSDESGESDAEGEGAGMKMCDGDEENSLLSMTPSQDGLPPPDPLRVDWPKDRVLINRLDSLCTLVLTGQWPSGRRYVPEAQLNPGGELGGDELAYTRLIRKPNNMPGGPVVDGEDGEFTVKLLKEEGLKLTFSKQALMPNGSGGESSGRKRRKDQELSDPDGLGDALERAPRRRDPPTWLKENPDYEVEGDMLELLVNRSKRKRRRRRADKALTGSEKVKLIHMRTGKKVGAAFCPMLQDLREHLEENPDHAVAPEWSETVRNSGFLPESLFHRLLSELSEIPKKGRRRHHHHHHHHHTPEPIPEDPLLGGVEEETLVSDGAYMMDEEDLESSHHFLTSPDFDVKMEGGDSLSQGGYDSSDQEALLDDVIIAQKDSDSSSSSED